A genomic region of Caldicellulosiruptor acetigenus contains the following coding sequences:
- a CDS encoding UDP-N-acetylglucosamine 1-carboxyvinyltransferase, with protein MKEAYEKLVIEGGYPLEGEVVINGAKNAAVAVIPAALMADGESVIENLPLIEDVFAMDDILLRLGAKIEYDNHSLKIDARNLHSYIAPYESVKKIRASYYLIGALLTRFGRAEVAMPGGCNFGSRPIDQHIKGFRALGAEVKIENGMIKAYADRLVGTKIYLDVVSVGATINLMLAAVKAKGTTIIENAAKEPHVVDTANFLNSMGAKIKGAGTDVIRIEGVDKLYPTKYAIIPDQIEAGTYMIAACATKGHVIVKNVIPKHLESLTAKLVEMGAEIITYEDSIEVICRGRLRSASIKTMPYPGFPTDLQPQMTVLLSLCNGTSVVTEGVWENRYQYVDELKKMGANIKVEGRVAVVEGVESLQGAEVVAVDLRAGAALIVAGLAAKGQTVIYNAKNVDRGYENIDSKLSKLGAKVSRR; from the coding sequence TTGAAAGAAGCTTATGAAAAACTTGTGATAGAAGGTGGCTACCCGTTAGAAGGCGAGGTTGTAATAAACGGTGCAAAGAATGCTGCAGTTGCTGTAATTCCCGCAGCTTTAATGGCTGACGGAGAAAGCGTTATAGAAAACCTTCCTTTAATTGAAGATGTGTTTGCAATGGATGACATTTTGCTAAGGCTTGGAGCAAAGATAGAATATGACAATCATTCTCTTAAAATAGATGCGAGGAACTTGCACAGTTACATAGCACCATATGAAAGTGTCAAGAAGATAAGAGCGTCATATTACCTTATAGGAGCACTTCTTACACGGTTTGGCAGAGCAGAAGTTGCCATGCCAGGCGGATGTAATTTTGGTTCAAGACCGATTGACCAGCACATAAAAGGTTTTAGGGCGCTTGGCGCAGAGGTAAAAATAGAAAACGGTATGATAAAGGCATATGCAGACAGGCTTGTTGGCACAAAGATATATTTGGATGTTGTGTCTGTTGGTGCAACAATTAATCTCATGCTTGCTGCTGTCAAAGCCAAAGGTACAACAATAATAGAAAATGCAGCAAAAGAACCGCATGTTGTTGACACTGCAAATTTTCTAAACAGCATGGGAGCAAAAATCAAAGGTGCAGGTACTGACGTTATCAGAATTGAAGGAGTCGATAAGCTTTATCCAACAAAGTATGCTATCATTCCTGACCAGATAGAAGCAGGGACATATATGATTGCTGCATGTGCAACAAAAGGGCATGTAATTGTAAAAAATGTGATTCCTAAACATTTAGAGTCGCTTACAGCAAAGCTTGTTGAGATGGGTGCAGAGATTATAACTTATGAGGACAGCATTGAGGTCATTTGCAGAGGGAGGCTCAGAAGCGCAAGCATAAAGACAATGCCATACCCAGGTTTTCCTACAGACCTTCAGCCTCAGATGACAGTGCTGTTAAGTCTCTGTAACGGTACAAGCGTTGTGACAGAGGGTGTGTGGGAAAATAGGTACCAGTATGTTGATGAACTCAAAAAAATGGGAGCAAACATTAAGGTTGAGGGAAGAGTTGCTGTTGTTGAAGGTGTGGAAAGTCTTCAGGGGGCAGAGGTTGTGGCTGTGGACCTTCGAGCAGGTGCTGCTTTGATTGTTGCAGGGCTTGCAGCCAAAGGGCAAACTGTGATTTACAATGCCAAAAATGTTGATAGAGGTTATGAAAACATAGATTCAAAGCTTTCAAAACTTGGTGCAAAGGTTTCAAGAAGATAA
- a CDS encoding response regulator, with translation MRVSDKNVKVLVIDDEVQIRNLLKVALSGYGYEVKEAANGEEGIKYALNFKPDIIILDLGLPDIDGIEIIKKIREWSSTPIIVLSVRERENDKIMALDSGADDYVTKPFGMGELLARIRTALRHRTLVSPQISVELDDLKIDLASRKVTVEGKEVKLTPTEFEILKILALNTGKVVTHKQLLKEVWGPMYENEVHYLRIYIGQIRKKIEIDPSRPRHLITEPGVGYRLV, from the coding sequence ATGCGCGTGAGCGATAAAAACGTAAAGGTATTGGTCATTGATGACGAGGTCCAAATACGAAATCTTCTAAAAGTGGCGTTAAGCGGATATGGATATGAAGTAAAAGAAGCTGCTAATGGTGAAGAAGGAATAAAGTATGCCTTGAATTTTAAACCTGACATAATTATTTTAGATTTAGGATTACCTGATATAGATGGAATAGAGATAATTAAAAAAATAAGAGAATGGAGTTCAACTCCTATAATTGTTTTATCAGTAAGAGAAAGAGAGAATGATAAAATTATGGCTTTAGACTCAGGAGCTGATGACTATGTTACTAAACCTTTTGGAATGGGAGAACTGCTTGCACGCATAAGGACTGCATTGAGACATAGGACATTGGTTTCTCCCCAAATTTCTGTGGAACTTGACGATTTGAAAATTGATTTAGCAAGCAGAAAGGTGACGGTAGAAGGGAAAGAAGTAAAACTTACTCCAACTGAATTTGAAATATTGAAAATTTTAGCACTAAATACAGGAAAGGTTGTAACTCACAAACAATTATTAAAAGAAGTATGGGGGCCTATGTATGAAAATGAAGTTCATTATTTGCGGATATATATAGGTCAAATTCGGAAAAAAATAGAAATTGATCCATCAAGACCTCGACATTTGATTACAGAACCCGGCGTTGGTTATAGATTAGTATGA
- a CDS encoding carbon-nitrogen hydrolase family protein — protein sequence MYVKIGIVQMKISSVLTKNLNRIIHFLSLANAEDVDIICFPEMALTGYNIELLQSQELNERVNQLLGQIIDKCREYGIVCIIGHPYKEENKLFNRASVILPTGKILHYDKQYPTELEKRIFSSGNDILVFEHDQKRFGVVICRDQNYYEIFKKYKDNDCDGVFILAAHFYNPKEARWKIDKNRAIPIARAVENQYYVFLANAVGPHLKMISLGHSLIVDGDGCVVCEADEASECLLSIEL from the coding sequence ATGTATGTGAAAATAGGTATTGTCCAAATGAAAATTAGCAGTGTCTTAACAAAAAATTTAAACAGAATAATTCATTTTTTGAGCCTTGCTAATGCGGAAGATGTGGATATTATATGCTTTCCTGAAATGGCTCTTACAGGTTATAACATTGAATTGTTGCAATCTCAAGAACTCAATGAAAGAGTGAATCAACTTTTGGGACAAATAATTGATAAGTGCAGAGAATATGGCATTGTTTGTATAATCGGTCATCCATATAAAGAGGAAAATAAATTATTCAACAGAGCCTCAGTCATACTACCTACAGGGAAAATTCTGCATTACGACAAACAATATCCAACAGAACTTGAAAAAAGGATTTTCTCCTCTGGAAACGACATCCTTGTTTTTGAACACGACCAAAAAAGGTTTGGTGTGGTAATCTGCAGAGATCAAAACTATTATGAAATATTCAAAAAATATAAAGATAACGACTGTGATGGTGTATTTATCTTAGCTGCTCACTTTTACAACCCAAAAGAAGCAAGATGGAAGATTGATAAAAACAGAGCAATACCAATTGCAAGGGCTGTAGAAAATCAATACTACGTATTTCTGGCAAATGCAGTAGGGCCACATTTGAAGATGATAAGTTTAGGACACAGCCTCATTGTTGATGGTGATGGATGCGTTGTATGTGAAGCCGATGAAGCAAGTGAGTGTTTACTGAGTATAGAATTATAA
- the upp gene encoding uracil phosphoribosyltransferase: protein MVEYKKNVYVFDHPLIQHKLTLIRDKNTGVKEFRELVEEIAMLMAYEVTRNLPLKEVEIETPVGVAKCKVISGRKLAIVPILRAGLGMVDGLLKLIPAAKVGHIGLYRDPETLKPVEYYCKLPQDVHERDIIVLDPMLATGGSASAAFDYIKRYNPQSLKLMCLIAAPEGIERLTQDHPDVEIYCAAVDEKLNDHGYIVPGLGDAGDRLFGTK from the coding sequence ATGGTAGAGTACAAGAAAAATGTATACGTATTTGACCATCCTTTGATTCAGCACAAGCTGACCTTAATTCGTGACAAAAACACCGGTGTCAAAGAGTTCAGGGAGCTTGTTGAAGAGATAGCAATGCTCATGGCGTATGAGGTTACAAGAAATCTGCCTTTAAAAGAGGTTGAAATTGAAACACCTGTTGGAGTTGCAAAGTGCAAAGTAATCTCTGGGAGAAAACTTGCCATTGTGCCTATTCTGCGCGCCGGGCTTGGTATGGTAGATGGACTTTTAAAGTTAATTCCTGCTGCAAAGGTGGGGCATATTGGCCTTTACAGAGACCCTGAGACTTTAAAGCCTGTTGAGTATTACTGCAAACTTCCACAGGATGTTCATGAAAGAGACATAATTGTGCTTGACCCAATGCTTGCAACAGGTGGGTCTGCCTCTGCTGCATTTGACTATATAAAAAGATACAATCCTCAGAGCTTAAAACTCATGTGCCTCATTGCAGCACCAGAAGGGATTGAAAGGTTGACTCAAGACCATCCTGACGTTGAGATTTATTGTGCAGCAGTGGATGAGAAGCTAAATGACCATGGCTATATTGTTCCCGGGCTTGGTGATGCCGGTGACAGACTGTTTGGTACAAAGTAG
- a CDS encoding MBL fold metallo-hydrolase, whose translation MSDEMLFCPLYSGSSGNSILISYKDTSIIVDAGVSFKKLAQALEKIGFNKKIDAILLSHDHYDHVKCAGVYFRKLNVPIITNYKTWESIKNSLGKVDESYVKLIDTGTSFSVGSIGIDTFSIPHDASDPMGFCFYVKDKKVSICTDVGHVSDSVAAMIDFSDIILLESNHDVEMLMFGPYPYHLKQRIKGDKGHLSNEQAAKMILKLNLARTKRIYLGHLSEENNHPDVALLTVSSILKQHGVFESYNFSLEIANRYSPSLCSLL comes from the coding sequence ATGTCAGATGAAATGCTTTTCTGTCCGCTGTACAGTGGGAGCAGTGGAAATAGCATTTTAATTTCGTACAAAGATACATCAATTATAGTTGATGCTGGTGTAAGCTTTAAAAAACTTGCACAGGCGCTTGAAAAAATTGGGTTTAACAAAAAGATTGATGCAATTTTACTTTCTCATGACCACTACGACCATGTTAAATGTGCGGGCGTTTACTTTAGAAAGCTCAATGTTCCCATTATAACAAATTACAAAACATGGGAAAGTATAAAAAACTCTCTTGGCAAAGTTGACGAAAGCTATGTCAAATTAATTGATACAGGGACAAGCTTTTCGGTAGGAAGCATTGGAATTGATACATTTTCAATACCTCACGATGCATCTGACCCGATGGGGTTTTGCTTTTATGTCAAAGACAAAAAAGTTTCAATTTGCACAGACGTTGGACATGTAAGTGACAGTGTTGCAGCAATGATAGATTTTTCAGATATTATTTTGCTTGAGTCAAACCACGATGTTGAGATGCTGATGTTTGGGCCTTACCCATATCACCTTAAACAGAGAATAAAAGGTGACAAAGGTCATCTTTCAAATGAGCAGGCAGCCAAGATGATATTGAAATTGAATCTTGCTCGTACAAAAAGGATTTATTTAGGACATCTGAGTGAGGAGAATAATCACCCGGATGTTGCGCTTTTGACAGTAAGTTCAATTTTAAAGCAGCACGGTGTATTTGAAAGTTATAATTTTTCTCTTGAAATTGCAAACAGGTACAGTCCATCACTTTGCTCTTTACTATAA
- the rpiB gene encoding ribose 5-phosphate isomerase B yields MKIAIGSDHAGFPLKEAVKKHLEKKGLEYKDFGTYSQESCDYPDIAKDVALAVKNGEFTFGILICGTGIGISIAANKVKGIRAALCHDTFSAKAARAHNNANILAMGARVIGEGLACEIVDAFLASNFEGGRHQRRVDKIHLIEDEQK; encoded by the coding sequence GTGAAGATTGCAATAGGTTCTGACCATGCAGGATTTCCTTTGAAAGAGGCGGTCAAGAAACATCTTGAGAAAAAGGGGCTTGAGTACAAGGACTTTGGGACGTACTCTCAAGAGTCTTGCGACTACCCGGACATTGCAAAGGATGTGGCGCTGGCAGTAAAAAACGGAGAGTTTACATTTGGTATACTCATTTGCGGGACAGGCATTGGAATCTCTATTGCTGCAAATAAGGTAAAAGGAATTAGAGCTGCTCTTTGCCATGACACATTTTCTGCCAAGGCTGCACGAGCTCACAACAACGCAAACATCCTTGCGATGGGTGCAAGGGTTATCGGTGAAGGGCTTGCATGTGAGATTGTAGATGCATTTTTGGCATCAAACTTTGAAGGTGGAAGGCATCAGAGAAGAGTTGATAAGATACATCTTATAGAGGATGAGCAGAAATAG